In Carya illinoinensis cultivar Pawnee chromosome 9, C.illinoinensisPawnee_v1, whole genome shotgun sequence, the following are encoded in one genomic region:
- the LOC122277699 gene encoding serine/threonine-protein phosphatase 6 regulatory subunit 3-like yields the protein MFWRMAGLSTTSPVETILDKENFTLEELLDEDEIIQECKALNGRLINFLRERVQVEQLIRYIVDEASEDAEKRRTFKFPFIACEIFTCEVDIILKTLVEDEELMNLLFSFLEAEHPHSTLLAGYFSKVVICLFLRKTVPFMRYIQAHQDLVRKLVDLIGITSIMEVLIRLIGADEHMYTNYVEVMQWIEDTDVLEMIVDKFNASDSPEVHVNAAETLCAITRFAPPGLAAKISSPSFIGRLFRHALEDSRPNSVLVNSLSVCISLLDPKRLTLGMYHTYNRQITQGSKVTANPETVEGMLESLSDLLKLLDVSSAGNVLLTTYGKLQPPLGKHRLKIVEFISVLVTAGSEAAEKELIRLGAVQRILDLFFEYPYNNFLHHHIENILVSCLESKNAPFIDHLLHECNLVGRILEAENNDKLATDLNKPTVPAEDRLPPRIGNIGHLTRISNKLVQLGNSNSEIQTFLQENSEWSDWHTNVLSKRNAVENVYQWACGRPTALQDRTRDSDDDDYQDRDYDVAALANNLSQAFRYGIYSNDDVDEAHGSLERDDEDVYFDDESAEVVLSSLRLGDDQESGSLFTNSNWFPFEDEIIANERSIGSLASPSPNTEEAGVISGSSDDNVIIGEDDDLVDTATSSPETGTKSEDSTHLVSENLGEMGDGETDKPPEWVEWRETSDSGDPSDDVLRNGEIPVGSKPSETDVAEPSSSTNGLEKNEETATAQLLASTDENPGSDPSKQSNLGNENPNLSPTASDDVLMVERTEGAPEAEDDKKDVNQTGN from the exons ATGTTTTGGCGTATGGCCGGGTTGTCCACTACGTCTCCC GTGGAGACTATTTTGGACAAGGAAAATTTTACATTGGAGGAGCTTCTTGAcgaagatgaaattattcaagaATGCAAAGCTCTTAATGGTCGCCTTATCAATTT tttgcGAGAAAGAGTTCAGGTTGAACAGCTCATACGATATATTGTGGATGAAGCTTCTGAGGATGCTGAAAAGAGGCGAACTTTCAA GTTTCCTTTTATTGCCTGTGAGATTTTTACTTGTGAAGTTGATATAATACTCAAAACACTAGTTGAGGATGAAGAG TTGATGAATTTGTTATTCTCCTTTCTGGAAGCAGAACACCCCCATAGCACATTATTGGCTGGGTACTTCAGCAAG GTTGTCATATGTCTGTTTTTGCGTAAAACAGTCCCTTTTATGCGATATATTCAA GCCCATCAGGATCTAGTAAGGAAGCTAGTTGACCTGATTGGAATTACATCTATCATGGAG GTTTTAATTCGTCTGATTGGTGCTGATGAACATATGTATACAAACTATGTCGAAGTAATGCAGTGGATAGAAGACACAGATGTGCTAGAGATGATTGTCGACAAGTTCAATGCTTCA GACTCTCCTGAAGTTCATGTTAATGCAGCAGAAACGCTTTGTGCTATTACACGATTTGCTCCACCCGGGCTTGCTGCTAAAATTTCCAGCCCAAG TTTTATAGGAAGGCTATTCCGTCATGCCTTGGAAGACTCACGACCAAATTCTGTTCTTGTCAACTCCTTGTCTGTATGCATATCTTTGTTAGACCCTAAGAGGCTAACTTTGGGAATGTATCATACATACAACCGCCAAATAACTCAGGGTTCTAAAGTAACTGCTAATCCTGAGACAGTTGAAGGCATGCTGGAAAGCCTAA GTGATTTACTCAAGCTTTTGGATGTTTCATCTGCGGGGAATGTCCTGTTAACTACTTATGGCAAGTTACAACCACCTCTTGGAAAACATCGTTTAAAG ATTGTGGAGTTCATCTCAGTTTTAGTGACCGCTGGAAGTGAAGCTGCAGAGAAGGAATTAATTCGCCTCGGAGCTGTACAAAGAATTTTAGACTTGTTCTTTGA GTACCCATACAATAATTTCCTGCATCATCACATAGAGAACATACTAGTGTCATGTTTGGAGAGCAAGAATGCTCCTTTTATTGATCATCTTCTTCATGAGTGCAATCTTGTTGGGAGAATTCTTGAAgctgaaaataatgataaattggCAACCGATTTAAACAAG CCAACTGTCCCTGCTGAGGATAGATTGCCTCCAAGGATAGGGAATATTGGACACTTAACTCGTATATCCAACAAGCTTGTTCAATTGGGGAATAGCAACAGCGAGATTCAGACATTTTTGCAG GAAAATAGTGAATGGAGTGATTGGCATACAAATGTTCTATCAAAGCGGAATGCAGTTGAAAATGTCTATCAGTGGGCCTGTGG GCGGCCAACAGCACTGCAAGATCGGACTAGGGATAGCGATGATGATGATTACCAGGACAGGGATTATGACGTTGCAGCCCTGGCTAATAATTTAAGCCAGGCTTTTCGATATGGAATTTACAGCAATGATGATGTTGATGAG GCTCATGGTTCACTTGAACGGGATGATGAG GATGTTTATTTTGATGATGAATCTGCGGAAGTTGTTTTATCTTCTCTTCGTCTGGGAGATGACCAAGAAAG TGGCTCACTATTTACAAATTCCAACTGGTTTCCTTTTGAGGATGAAATAATTGCCAATGAACGGTCAATTGGTTCACTTGCTTCTCCATCGCCTAATACTGAGGAGGCTGGTGTTATTAGCGGCAGCAGTGATGATAACGTAATTATTGGTGAAGATGATGACCTGGTTGACACTGCAACATCTTCTCCGGAAACAGGAACAAAATCAGAAGACAGTACACATCTTGTGTCTGAGAACTTAGGAGAAATGGGAGATGGTGAAACTGATAAGCCACCCGAATGGGTTGAGTGGAGGGAGACTTCAGACTCTGGTGATCCATCTGATGATGTTCTACGCAATGGTGAGATTCCAGTTGGATCAAAACCTAGCGAGACAGATGTAGCTGAACCTTCATCATCTACCAATGGATTGGAGAAGAATGAAGAAACTGCTACTGCACAATTGCTGGCGTCAACTGATGAGAACCCCGGTTCTGATCCTTCAAAACAGTCAAATTTGGGTAATGAGAATCCAAATTTAAGTCCAACTGCTTCTGATGATGTGTTGATGGTGGAAAGGACCGAAGGTGCTCCTGAGGCAGAAGATGACAAAAAAGATGTTAATCAAACAGGGAACTAA